A region from the Hydra vulgaris chromosome 10, alternate assembly HydraT2T_AEP genome encodes:
- the LOC136086199 gene encoding uncharacterized protein LOC136086199 codes for MDESRYKDNDNQRKYKFIKEVTLNLCADNIPTHHKKLLDLGPNFVPIPSKVPYMDIISISETAALKLKYSNKNTDANKLRQDVLRVLKIHKPVCTNLDKDQFKALKELKSSNTISIYPFDKGSGFVRIKKTDALKKIEEQLGKSKIINYDPTRKLLRNVQNTLRNLKTKFTKNEYRSIYPSDATPPRLYGVTKAHKPTNNYPMRIIVSTIGSPTYKLSNYLVNLIQPTSNLNKTKLQNSKQFVECAQSWYINPGEFQVSFDIVNLYPSIPVKESIDILLEQLRNSPVFKSKLSFSEIKILLDLCLSNCYFLHESNIHTLEDAGPIGLSLMVVMAESFLQHYEKKALLQAQYLTPPICVKSFKRYVDDIHSRFINEAESERFLNLLNNQHTNIKYTIEKESDSHAINFLDLSITNKKSGTYLFKIYRKDAITNVQIKPHSCHDPKIIYGVFKGFIQRAFALCSKEHINHELKFLTEMFTENEPNYISLPWVPKLSNQLKQIFKSVGYTPVFKSPKNLQQLITQKNKPRLPNNSYPGVYKLECLCGKLYVGETKLKVSTRICQHQKHTFEGKWKNSAVAGHSRNCHGAFGWNNNNTVKVEEDYFKRKVRESLEIQFHQCSPGEGGLNEDDGDYVTSSFWKPYFSFLRCKNTLH; via the exons atggat GAAAGTAGATATAAAGATAATGATAACCAAAGAAAGTACAAGTTTATAAAAGAGGTAACACTTAATTTATGTGCTGATAATATCCCAACACATCACAAAAAATTACTAGATTTAGGACCCAACTTTGTTCCCATTCCGAGTAAAGTTCCATATATGGATATAATAAGTATATCTGAAACGGCagctttaaagttaaaatattcaaacaaaaatactGATGCAAATAAACTTAGACAAGATGTACTTCGAGTTTTGAAAATTCATAAACCGGTTTGTACAAATTTAGATAAGGATCAGTTTAAAGCTCTCAAAGAACTTAAGTCTAGCAACACAATTAGTATTTATCCGTTCGATAAAGGATCAGGCTTTGTTCGAATTAAAAAAACCGAtgctcttaaaaaaattgaagaacaaCTCGGAAAATCTAAAATCATAAACTATGATCCAACTCGAAAACTTCTTCGCAACGTTCAGAATACTTTACGAAATCTGAaaacaaagtttacaaaaaatgaatatagATCAATTTATCCAAGTGACGCCACTCCTCCACGATTATATGGTGTCACCAAAGCACACAAACCAACTAATAACTACCCAATGCGAATTATAGTAAGCACAATAGGATCACCtacatataaattatcaaattatttagtaaatctCATCCAACCGACCTCCAAtcttaacaaaacaaaacttcaaaattcAAAACAGTTTGTTGAATGTGCTCAATCATGGTATATCAATCCTGGTGAATTTCAAGTTTCCTTCGATATTGTTAATCTTTACCCTTCAATACCAGTTAAAGAATCAATCGATATTTTATTAGAACAACTCCGTAACAGTCCtgtctttaaatcaaaattatctttttcagaaataaaaatacttttagattTGTGTTTgtcaaattgttattttttacatgaaagCAACATACACACATTGGAAGATGCTGGTCCTATAGGTTTATCATTAATGGTAGTAATGGCAGAGAGTTTTCTACaacattatgaaaaaaaagcgTTACTACAGGCACAATATCTTACACCACCAATATgtgtaaaatcatttaaaaggtATGTAGATGACATCCATTCCCGTTTTATAAATGAGGCAGAATCAGAACGTTTTCTCAACTTGTTAAATAATCAACacacaaatattaaatatacaattgaAAAAGAAAGTGATTCACACGCAATAAACTTTCTCGATCTctcaataacaaataaaaaatccggaacatatctttttaaaatctatcgCAAAGATGCAATTACTAATGTGCAAATAAAGCCGCATTCTTGTCACgatccaaaaataatttatggtgtatttaaaGGTTTTATCCAAAGAGCTTTTGCATTATGCAGTAAAGAACACATAAATcatgaattaaagtttctaaCAGAAATGTTTACAGAAAAtg AACCAAATTATATTTCTCTACCATGGGTACCAAAATTAAGTAATCAATTAAAACAGATATTTAAAAGTGTAGGCTATACTCCAGTTTTTAAATCACCAAAAAACCTTCAACAattaataactcaaaaaaacaagCCTCGACTTCCCAACAACTCTTACCCAGGAGTATACAAACTGGAGTGTTTGTGTGGAAAGCTCTATGTAGGTGAAACAAAACTCAAGGTTTCAACTCGCATTTGCCAACATCAAAAACATACTTTTGAGGGAAAATGGAAAAATTCGGCCGTAGCGGGGCATTCCAGAAATTGCCATGGTGCCTTTGGCTGGAATAATAACAACACTGTTAAAGTAGAGGAAGACTATTTTAAGAGAAAAGTGAGAGAGTCCTTGGAAATACAGTTTCACCAGTGTTCTCCGGGTGAAGGCGGTTTGAATGAAGACGACGGTGATTACGTCACATCGTCGTTTTGGAaaccttatttttcttttttaagatgcAAGAACACATtacattga
- the LOC100212155 gene encoding potassium voltage-gated channel subfamily A member 2 codes for MNKAISSSLPIFSTKSNMGLSNLLCHSRNCEALSKFSLKPEENVIVINVSGKRYETFLTTIERFPNTLLGNPEKRKHFYNLVKHEYFFDRHRRAFSGILNYYQSNGLLEKPEEVSEKIFTQELIFFELVETKQHCEDYNSSVFQEELHLPSNPILKTIWVMFKYPKSSRLAQFLAIFSLTIILLSIVVFCIQTIPFLNPDNKEGEHMKTTWLVINSICNSWFTLEYLLRFLAAPDRLYFVRSILNIVDLVSIIPFYLEFAFDSKSSANYIICLKVIRILCVIRVFKLFRHARGLHLLANTIKESFEELLMLVMFLAIGAILFASAAYFAEGKINSDFQSIPHSLWWAVVTMTTIGYGDVVPVTLAGKMIGMFCSISGVLVVAIPIPVIVSNFEYFYKEERNRRTRQKELSKRLNLTKKIPSL; via the exons ATGAATAAAGCGATAAGTTCAAGTTTACCAATATTCTCAACAAAATCAAATATGGGATTGTCTAATCTACTCTGTCATTCCAGAAATTGCGAGGCATTGTCAAAATTCTCTTTGAAGCCAGAGGAGAACGTAATTGTAATAAACGTCTCTGGAAAACGATACGAAACTTTTCTCACAACGATAGAGCGTTTTCCGAACACGTTACTCGGAAACCCCGAAAAAAGAAAGCATTTTTATAACCTAGTAAAACACGAATACTTCTTTGACCGACACAGGAGAGCTTTCAGtggcattttaaattattaccaatCTAATGGTTTACTAGAGAAACCGGAAGaggtttcagaaaaaatatttacccaGGAACTTATATTTTTTGAGCTAGTAGAAACGAAGCAACATTGTGAAGACTATAACTCATCAGTTTTTCAGGAAGAGTTACATTTACCATCTAATccgattttaaaaacaatatgggTTATGTTTAAGTATCCAAAATCTTCAAGACTTGCtcaatttttagcaattttttctttgacaATAATACTACTTTCAATCGTAGTATTCTGCATACAAacaattccttttttaaatccTGATAATAAAGAAGGAGAACATATGAAAACAACATGGCTGGTTATTAACTCTATTTGCAACTCTTGGTTCACATTGGAGTACCTCCTACGCTTCCTTGCTGCACCAGATCGTCTTTATTTTGTTCGATCGATTTTAAACATCGTTGATTTAGTATCAATAATACCGTTTTATTTGGAATTTGCATTTGATTCTAAAAGCTCAGCGAACTATATAATATGTCTCAAAGTCATTAGAATACTGTGCGTCATTAgagtatttaaactttttaggcACGCACGTGGTCTTCACCTTCTTGCTAATACGattaaagaaagttttgaagaGCTTCTTATGCTTGTTATGTTTCTTGCAATCGGTGCAATATTATTTGCAAGCGCTGCCTATTTTGCAGAAGGAAAAATAAATTCAGATTTTCAAAGCATTCCTCACTCTCTTTGGTGGGCTGTGGTCACAATGACAACTATTGGTTATGGTGATGTTGTACCTGTAACTCTTGCTGGTAAAATGATAGGAATGTTTTGCTCCATATCAGGTGTTTTAGTGGTAGCTATTCCAATTCCAGTAATTGTAAGCAATTTTGAGTACTTTTACAAAGAG GAGCGTAACAGACGCACAAGACAAAAAGAGTTGTCAAAACGCTTAAACCTCACTAAAAAGATACCATCTTTATAG
- the LOC100215768 gene encoding potassium voltage-gated channel subfamily A member 10 → MDENFLEEQCVYHRYFQNESKLHTVNQSLPLFNTKPNVTISNCSACNTSVKNTEPPSKFSIMPEENVIVINISGKKYETYLTTIERFPNTLLGNPEKRKHYYNPITREYFFDRHRKAFNGILNYYQSSGLLEKPEAVSEKIFTQEVMFFELGEMALQFENDCNAVNCPGELNFPSNPLFRTIWIMFEYPKSSRIAQFLTILSISIILLSIVVFCIETIPSLDPDHKEGEHMKTTWLVLNSICNFWFTLEYLIRFIVAPDRFFFARSILNIIDLVSIMPYYLGFAFDSKASNYIIFLKVIRILRIVRIFKLSRHARGLHVLASTIKASIEELVMLVMFLAIGAILFASAVYFAESTRENSNFKSIPHSLWWAIVTMTTVGYGDVVPTTLIGKIIGTFCAISGVLVIAIPVPVIVSNFEHFYKEEHDRRAREEEISKRESLTKKMSPMKDTLRILKTTSVLLSEKEKNSNGKQNNISLITKS, encoded by the exons ATGGATGAAAATTTTCTTGAGGAACA gtGTGTTTATCATCGATATTTTCAAAACGAAAGTAAGTTACATACAGTGAATCAAAGTTTACCATTATTCAATACTAAGCCAAATGTAACTATATCTAACTGTTCCGCTTGCAATACTTCTGTAAAAAATACAGAACCACCATCAAAATTTAGTATTATGCCAGAGGAGAACgtgattgtaataaatatttcagGAAAAAAATATGAGACATATTTAACAACAATAGAGCGTTTTCCAAACACGTTGCTTGGTAATCCTGAAAAAAGGAAGCATTATTATAATCCAATAACACGTGAGTACTTCTTTGATCGTCATCGAAAAGCTTTCAATgggattttaaattattaccaatCGAGCGGATTACTAGAGAAACCAGAAGcggtttcagaaaaaatatttactcaGGAAGTCATGTTTTTTGAGCTAGGAGAAATGGCGTTACAATTCGAAAACGATTGTAATGCAGTAAATTGCCCAGGGGAATTAAATTTTCCATCCAATCCGTTATTCAGGACAATTTGGATAATGTTTGAGTACCCAAAATCTTCAAGAATTGCTCAATTTTTAACCATTCTTTCTATTTCGATAATACTACTATCCATTGTAGTGTTTTGTATTGAAACAATTCCTTCTTTAGATCCTGACCATAAAGAAGGGGAGCATATGAAAACAACATGGCTGGTTCTTAATTCTATTTGCAACTTCTGGTTTACACTTGAATATCTTATCCGTTTTATTGTAGCACCCGACCGTTTTTTTTTTGCCCGATCTATTTTGAACATAATAGATTTGGTATCTATAATGCCCTATTATTTGGGATTTGCTTTTGATTCTAAAGCATCAAATTACATAATATTTCTCAAGGTCATTCGAATCTTGCGCATTGttagaatttttaaactttctcgACACGCGCGTGGTCTTCACGTGCTAGCAAGCACAATCAAAGCAAGTATTGAAGAGCTCGTTATGCTTGTTATGTTTCTTGCAATTGGGGCAATCTTGTTTGCAAGTGCAGTGTATTTTGCAGAATCTACAAGAgaaaactcaaattttaaaagcattccTCACTCTCTTTGGTGGGCTATTGTTACCATGACAACTGTAGGTTACGGAGATGTTGTGCCAACAACTCTTATTGGGAAAATAATTGGTACATTTTGCGCCATATCTGGAGTATTAGTTATTGCTATCCCAGTTCCTGTGATTGTCAGCAATTTTGAGCACTTTTACAAAGaa GAACATGACAGACGTGCGAGAGAGGAAGAAATTTCAAAACGCGAGAGCTTAACTAAAAAGATGTCACCCATGAAAGACACTTTACGAATATTGAAAACTACCTCGGTACTTTtatctgaaaaagaaaaaaattccaacGGGAAACAAAACAACATTTCCTTAATTACAAAGAGTTAA